A window of Cucurbita pepo subsp. pepo cultivar mu-cu-16 unplaced genomic scaffold, ASM280686v2 Cp4.1_scaffold000430, whole genome shotgun sequence contains these coding sequences:
- the LOC111785278 gene encoding histone H1-like, with product MSSAADPVASSDAPATVAVVAQPAENDSKSKKAAASKASKAKKPSGAKRTRSSPTHPPFFEMISEAIVSLKERTGSSQYAITKFSEEKHKQLPSNFRKLLLVHLKKLVAADKLVKVKNSYKLPSARSKAAAAPVVAKKPASSKLKAAVSVKKAAVAKPKAKTAVKPKPKVVAKPKAAAKSKVVAKPKAVAPAKRKAAEKVKKVAPKPKPAAKPAKVAKTLSRTSPGKKAAPAAKAKKVAAKKPKTVKSPARKVQARKVKK from the exons ATGTCTTCCGCCGCTGATCCTGTTGCCTCCTCCGATGCTCCCGCCACCGTGGCTGTCGTGGCGCAGCCAGCGGAGAACGATTCGAAGTCGAAGAAAGCTGCGGCTTCTAAAGCTTCGAAGGCTAAGAAACCATCTGGTGCGAAGAGGACCAGATCTTCGCCGACTCATCCTCCTTTCTTTGAG ATGATTAGCGAAGCGATTGTGTCGCTGAAGGAGAGGACCGGCTCGAGTCAGTACGCCATTACGAAATTCAGCGAAGAGAAGCACAAACAATTGCCGTCCAATTTCAGGAAGCTCTTGCTCGTTCATCTGAAGAAGCTAGTCGCCGCTGATAAACTCGTTAAGGTCAAGAACTCCTACAAACTTCCATCAGCGCGCTCGAAAGCTGCAGCAGCGCCAGTTGTCGCCAAGAAGCCAGCAAGCTCTAAACTCAAGGCGGCTGTAAGCGTAAAGAAGGCCGCCGTCGCTAAACCGAAGGCTAAAACTGCTGTGAAACCTAAGCCAAAGGTCGTTGCGAAGCCAAAGGCAGCCGCTAAATCGAAGGTCGTCGCGAAACCAAAGGCCGTCGCTCCAGCCAAGCGTAAGGCGGCAGAAAAGGTTAAGAAGGTCGCTCCGAAGCCTAAGCCTGCTGCTAAGCCAGCTAAAGTTGCGAAAACACTGTCACGAACTTCGCCAGGAAAGAAAGCTGCACCGGCGGCGAAGGCGAAGAAGGTAGCGGCGAAGAAGCCAAAGACTGTAAAGTCTCCGGCGAGGAAAGTCCAGGCAAGGAAAGTCAAGAAATGA